A part of Phosphitispora fastidiosa genomic DNA contains:
- a CDS encoding sensor histidine kinase → MKVSVRTRLFFSITLLIIFFVAATLLLNSLFLGKFYVWQKREALLESRDRIVEIYQGDPGNISFELENLERNKGLSIYIVGPDIYEFKYNSTIRIFDAGHRRILGERLPLPHPVQNDLQGLAVGDYFTNVVTDPRLETKFLVLASKMDNREILVLSTPIAAINESVVIANRFLLLTGIVTAVLGGIAVYLFAGRFTKPILDLSDIARRMSVLDFSRKYPVNSDDEIGQLGSSINSLSDQLDKAISELQNANDKLTEDIERERMIDKMRKDFISSVSHELKTPIALIQGYAEGLKLNVNEDEENRDFYCEVIMDETGKMNTLVKDLLDLSQIESGYFKLEKSDFDISLLVERVLEKHQPVLQEKGIHTEVDKSGSLTVNGDKVRIEQVLVNYLNNAINHVDDTGIIRITAAGYGDKVRVTVFNSGKGIPEEALDKVWSSFYKVDKARTRTYGGTGLGLSVVKAIMELHNNGFGVTNRDNGVEFWFEVDTA, encoded by the coding sequence ATGAAGGTATCGGTAAGGACCAGACTCTTTTTCAGCATAACCCTACTGATCATATTTTTCGTGGCTGCTACACTTCTGTTGAACTCGCTGTTCCTGGGAAAATTTTATGTGTGGCAAAAGAGAGAAGCACTTCTGGAGAGTAGAGACAGGATTGTAGAAATATACCAGGGCGATCCCGGGAATATTTCCTTTGAACTGGAGAACCTGGAGCGGAATAAAGGCTTAAGCATTTATATTGTTGGGCCTGATATTTATGAATTTAAGTACAATTCGACAATAAGGATCTTTGATGCCGGCCACAGAAGAATCCTGGGAGAGCGACTGCCCCTGCCGCATCCTGTACAAAATGACCTGCAGGGTCTGGCTGTGGGAGACTACTTCACAAATGTGGTTACCGACCCCAGGCTGGAAACGAAATTCCTGGTTTTGGCCTCCAAAATGGATAACAGGGAAATTTTAGTCCTCAGTACACCTATTGCAGCTATCAACGAAAGTGTTGTCATCGCCAACAGGTTCCTGCTGTTAACCGGCATTGTGACAGCGGTTCTGGGAGGGATTGCCGTCTATTTGTTTGCCGGGAGGTTTACGAAACCAATCCTGGACCTAAGTGATATTGCCCGGAGAATGTCGGTCCTTGACTTCAGCAGGAAGTATCCGGTTAATTCAGATGATGAAATAGGGCAGTTAGGCAGCAGTATAAACTCTCTTTCCGACCAGTTGGATAAGGCGATTTCCGAATTACAGAATGCCAATGATAAACTAACGGAAGATATTGAGCGGGAACGCATGATTGATAAGATGAGGAAGGATTTTATCTCCAGTGTGTCTCACGAACTAAAAACCCCGATAGCTTTAATTCAGGGCTATGCGGAAGGGCTTAAGCTTAATGTCAACGAGGATGAGGAAAACCGGGATTTCTACTGTGAGGTTATAATGGATGAAACCGGTAAAATGAATACCCTGGTGAAAGATCTGCTGGACTTATCCCAGATAGAGTCAGGATACTTTAAGCTGGAAAAAAGCGATTTTGATATTTCGCTGCTGGTAGAGCGTGTCCTGGAAAAACACCAGCCGGTACTGCAGGAGAAAGGTATTCATACAGAAGTTGACAAAAGCGGCAGTCTTACTGTAAACGGGGATAAGGTAAGAATAGAACAGGTTTTGGTAAACTACCTTAATAATGCGATAAATCATGTTGATGATACAGGGATAATCAGGATTACCGCTGCGGGTTATGGCGATAAAGTGAGGGTAACGGTATTTAATTCCGGAAAAGGTATTCCGGAAGAAGCCCTTGATAAAGTCTGGAGCAGTTTTTATAAGGTTGATAAAGCCAGAACCCGTACTTATGGCGGTACCGGTCTGGGGCTTTCTGTTGTCAAGGCAATTATGGAACTGCACAACAATGGTTTTGGTGTTACCAACAGAGATAACGGAGTCGAATTTTGGTTTGAAGTAGATACTGCTTGA
- a CDS encoding efflux RND transporter periplasmic adaptor subunit, with protein sequence MLVKILNLIKGKWKLAVGISCGIVLAGYLGTRFFGSEETAAVQAATIPVQKGAIEVTVSGTGSIKPTRSAKVTPNVSGTITGINFKNGQQVKKGDLLFELNNDGLRTDLRKSELDLKQTELDYSSSIGDSREQNVAAPISGQVTAIEMEKGQDVQKGSVIIVITDTSKLIYKVPVNSAQLNNIKRGQKVDVTIPALMWTLEGRVQEVDYGGTAGTDGSKLYDITIEVNNPGTLAPGLEAQAVIYTGNGQESGYQMGVIEWAETASVRAGVSGTVQELYVDEKEYVKKGQKLSYISSESTDKQVTSQQIRLEQARLNLETLRTKLADCKVYASIDGVADLGLAQFDSEGTGSSSNSSSGSGTIGQDYWQVGDEVSPGQILADITGAGMTVTVPVDEVDISKVEVGQAATVTADALPDKSFQGTVAEIATKGTEQNGVASFDVTVSIDQPTGLKENMTANVEILVAAKEGVLLLPIEAVQERQGRKFVIMAGDGNDGQGAGTARDSGAGTGMNSGAGTGMNSGGDGAGGKAAGGNQQGSMKPVETGLYNETMIEITSGLQEGDIVTIPNVARSTNADGTRSMFGGGMMGGGGSRPAQVIVH encoded by the coding sequence GTGTTGGTTAAAATTTTGAATTTGATTAAGGGCAAGTGGAAATTGGCAGTTGGGATCAGTTGTGGTATTGTTTTGGCAGGATACCTGGGGACACGTTTTTTTGGCAGCGAAGAAACCGCTGCTGTTCAAGCAGCAACTATACCGGTGCAAAAAGGGGCTATAGAAGTTACGGTATCCGGGACCGGTTCCATAAAGCCTACCCGGTCCGCTAAGGTTACCCCAAATGTAAGCGGCACCATTACCGGTATCAATTTTAAAAATGGGCAGCAGGTGAAAAAGGGTGATTTGTTATTTGAATTGAACAATGACGGCCTCCGGACTGATTTAAGGAAGTCTGAGCTGGATTTGAAGCAGACTGAGCTCGATTACAGCTCCAGTATTGGTGACAGCAGGGAGCAGAATGTCGCTGCGCCTATCAGTGGTCAGGTTACCGCTATTGAGATGGAAAAAGGCCAGGATGTGCAGAAGGGCTCAGTAATTATCGTGATCACAGATACCTCTAAACTCATTTATAAGGTTCCGGTAAACAGCGCCCAGCTAAACAATATAAAACGGGGCCAGAAAGTTGATGTGACGATTCCGGCCTTAATGTGGACCCTTGAGGGCAGGGTGCAGGAAGTTGACTACGGGGGAACCGCAGGCACCGATGGTTCAAAGCTTTATGACATCACGATAGAGGTAAATAACCCGGGAACACTGGCCCCGGGGCTGGAAGCCCAGGCGGTGATTTATACCGGTAACGGACAGGAGTCCGGCTATCAAATGGGGGTAATTGAATGGGCGGAGACTGCTTCTGTGAGAGCAGGGGTCTCAGGGACGGTTCAGGAGCTCTATGTTGATGAAAAGGAATATGTGAAAAAGGGACAGAAGCTATCTTACATAAGCAGTGAGAGTACAGATAAACAGGTCACTTCGCAGCAGATCAGGCTTGAACAGGCCAGACTCAATCTGGAGACCCTGAGAACCAAGCTGGCAGACTGTAAGGTATATGCCTCTATTGACGGCGTAGCCGACCTGGGTTTGGCACAGTTTGATTCGGAAGGGACCGGCAGCAGTTCCAACAGTTCATCTGGTTCGGGAACAATAGGTCAGGATTACTGGCAGGTGGGTGATGAGGTTTCCCCCGGTCAGATTCTGGCAGACATCACCGGCGCCGGGATGACGGTAACTGTTCCGGTGGATGAAGTGGACATCAGTAAGGTAGAGGTGGGGCAGGCGGCGACGGTAACTGCCGATGCTCTTCCTGATAAGAGTTTTCAGGGTACTGTGGCCGAAATTGCCACCAAGGGGACAGAGCAAAACGGGGTGGCCAGTTTTGATGTAACCGTAAGCATCGATCAACCCACTGGGCTCAAGGAGAATATGACGGCAAATGTCGAAATCCTGGTTGCCGCCAAGGAGGGAGTACTCCTGCTGCCTATTGAGGCTGTTCAGGAGAGACAAGGTCGAAAGTTTGTGATTATGGCCGGTGATGGGAATGACGGACAAGGTGCGGGAACCGCCAGGGATTCAGGTGCAGGAACCGGTATGAATTCAGGTGCAGGAACCGGTATGAATTCAGGTGGAGATGGAGCTGGTGGCAAGGCGGCAGGCGGAAACCAACAGGGCAGTATGAAGCCGGTGGAAACTGGATTATATAATGAAACTATGATAGAGATCACCTCAGGCCTTCAGGAGGGAGACATCGTGACCATTCCTAATGTAGCCAGAAGTACCAATGCAGACGGGACCAGGAGTATGTTCGGCGGGGGCATGATGGGTGGAGGCGGCAGCAGGCCAGCCCAGGTTATCGTACATTGA